The Fictibacillus phosphorivorans genomic sequence CTCTCTCCTTAAAACAGCAGGAAGTGACTTTCACGGTTTTCGTAACGGTGAAGTTTTCCATGGAGACATTGGCAGCTGTTCAGTTCCCATCAGCATCGTAAACGATTTGAAAAGATTTAGTAAATAAAGCTTGCTAGTCGGCCTAGAACCTTATAAGATTCAATACGGAGTATATTGATTTTTGAGAGGAAGAATGGGTTTGACTTGGGATTTATTGAACATCATTGGAACGATTGCATTCGCCATTTCGGGTGCTTTAGTTGCAATGGAAGAAGATTATGATATTTTAGGCGTCTTTATTTTAGGACTCGTCACAGCATTTGGCGGAGGAATAATTCGAAATGTGTTGATCGGTCTTCCGGTAGACACGATTTGGGAGCAAGGACTTTTATTGAAAGCAGCACTAGCATCTATGGGAATCGTATTTTTCATGCCAGAGAGCATGATTCAATTTTCTAAGAGGAGCCTTCATTTTTTTGATGCTATCGGTCTTTCCGCGTTCGCGATTCAAGGGGCCATCGCTGCATCAAGTATGAATCATCCCATCAGTGCCGTTATCGTTGCTGCGATCTTAACAGGTATTGGCGGAGGAATGATACGTGACGTGTTAGCTGGTCGAAAACCAGTCGTATTGCGTGAAGAGATCTATGCAGTATGGGCTTTGTTAGGCGGTTTAATGGTTGGCTTTAATATCGTGGACAGTACAGTAGAGTATATGATTCTTTTTGTTTCATTAGTTGTGTTTAGAATGTTGTCACTGAAACTAAATTGGAGACTTCCACATAGAGCTTTGTAATTTCCGTTTTTTCTACAAGACTGTTGCACCCTATGGGACTTGATGATAGGGGAACGCCTATGGAAGCGAGCATTCTTGGGTGAAAGTATTGTAAAACAACAAAGTCTACGAAAAACAGCTCACTTTTAATAGAAATAGATGAAACCACCCTAAACAGAGGGTGGTTTTTTGTGCAGGAATTTCAGCATATATTATGGAAGTTATGAAACATGAAGTACATAGGAGGGAAAACCATGCAGACAACATACTACGAAAACAAAAAGATCACTAAAACTCACTTTATCGCAAATACATGTTTTGATTATTACAGCGAACGATTACGAGCAGACGATTATCGAGGAAATGTATACTTTTTTGCGGAATGGCTTGAGGAAGAAGCCGAAATCAACGGATTTCATAAGATCATTGTTAAATCTAAAAAAGATGATATTGATGCTTGGCAAGAGCTAGGCTATATTAACGAAGGAGAATTTAAGGGATATTTTAATGGTGCCACTGCATACGCCATGTGCAAATATCTTAAGAATGAAAGAAGAAACAGCGAATATTGGATCGAAGAGGATCGTATCTTGAAAGATGTTTTAAAGCTAGAAAAAGGAACAAAGAATCAACCTTTACAAATCGAATATACGTTGAGAATGGCTGACGTTCAGGATGCTAAGTCGCTTGCAGAGCTTTATGGAAACGTATTTCAAGTGTATCCGACACCGATGAACGATATAGAGTATGTGAGGGAAATGATTGAATCAGGCACTTTGTTTTGTATCATTGAGCATGAAGGAAGAATCGTTAGTGCTGCTTCTGCAGACGTCAATGATACGTATAATAACGCTGAGATCACAGATTGTGCCACGAGCCCGGAACATAGAAAATTTGGTCTTATGAAGCATCTGGTCGATCAGCTTGAAAAAGAGTTATTTCAAAGAAAAATTTATTGCTCCTATTCGATCGCTAGAGCGCTCTCATTTGGAATGAATGCTGTTTTTCATCAAAAAGACTATCTATATAAGGGAAGGTTAGCCAATAACTGTAAAATTTTTGACAAATACGAAGATATGAACATTTGGGTAAAGGATTTATCAAAATGAGTGCCGAATTTTAGGCATATAGTGACAAAAATTAAGCACTCTTGGTGGTGATCTTGTTGATATCTAAATCATTAGAAACTGCAGAAACTTTAAATGCGATCTTAAAGACGATTGATGAGGGAATACATGTAGTCGATGCAGATGGTATCACTATTTTTTATAATTCAGTAGCTGCTTCATTAGATGGATTAACAACAGATGAGGTTCATCATCATCATGTACTTGATGCGTTTCCATCCTTAACAAAGGAAACGAGTACACTACTTAAAGTCATAGAAACCGGAAAACCTATCTTTAATGAACATCAATCGTATACGAACCGAAAAGGCAAACAGATCGATACGATAAACTCTACGCTTCCACTCTGGTTGAATGGAGAATTGATTGGTGCTGTAGAAGTAGCGAAAGATCTTTCAAAGATAAAAGTCCTTTCTGAACAACTGATCGATCTGCAAAAAAAGATGAAAGTTAAGAGGAAAACAAATAAAGATCAACCCTTTGCGGCTTACCATTTCTCTGATATCATCACTGCTGACCCTGAACTAAACGAAGTAAAGTCACAATGTAACCAAGCCTCGCAAACAAACTCTCCGATCATGTTATATGGAGAAACGGGAACTGGTAAAGAGATGTTTGTTCAAGCCATACACAACTCATCTAAACGTGCTTTAAATCCCTTCGTCGTTCAAAACTGTGCCGCGATTCCAGGACCGCTCCTTGAAGGGATATTATTTGGAACGACAAAAGGAAGCTTTACAGGTGCTATCGATCGGCCAGGAGTTTTTGAGTTAGCAGATGGAGGCACTTTGTTTTTAGATGAACTCAATTCGATGCCAGTGGAACTGCAGGCAAAGCTATTGAGGGTCGTTCAAGAGGGCGTTGTAGAGCGAATTGGAAGTCATGTGTCAAGAAGGGTTGATGTTAGGATTATTTCTGCCTTAAACGAACAGCCAGATGTTTGTATGGAAAAAGGAAAGTTACGAAGAGATCTTTTCTATCGGTTGAATGTCGTTTATTTTGAGCTTCCACCGTTAAGAGAAAGAAAAAGTGATATTGCATACCTAGTGAAACATTTCATTGACCATTTTAATCGTACGTTTGGGAAAAATGTACGAGGATTTACTTCGGAAGCTGAATTGTTCATACAACGTTATTCTTGGCCAGGCAATGTCCGAGAGCTCAAGCATGCGATCGAGCACTGTATGAATTTTGCAGAAGACGATTCTTTGATCAAGACTTATTTACTTCCAAAACATGTAACGATTCATGAAGAAAAAGGGCATACCATTAAAAAGGAATTGTCAGACATACCTTCGTTAAGACAGGCGTTAGGAGATTATGAAAAACAGATTATCGAGAGAGCTCTACAACATACTTCTGGTAATATTCTTCAGGCTGCAAAAATATTAGGAGTACCGAGGCAAACTCTGCAATATAAAATAAAACAAAAATGAACTGCCGGTTTTTCGGCAGTTCATTTTTGTTTTATTCTCAGCAATTAAAGGCCCACATTGTAAAGAGCATGCATACCTTATAGGATAAATCTCTATATTCTGAACTTTCTGTAACTTGGCACGCTTCTTGCATAAGTTAGGGTGTAGAAATAAAGGAGGTCATTAGAATGCCTGTAGTGAATGGATTATTCAAACCAAAGAAACATTGGAGTGAATTTGACTTATGGAAAGATGTCACAGAAGAGCAATGGAATGATTGGCTGTGGCAGCTGACGAACACCATCAGAAATTTGAAAGATCTTAAGAGCATCATTAACTTGACACCAGAAGAAGAAGAAGGCGTAAAAATATCCACGATGACGATCCCGTTAAACATTACACCTTATTATGCGTGGCTCATGGATCAAGATGATCCTAGATGTCCGATTCGTATGCAGTCCGTTCCGATCGGTAAGGAAATTTTAAAGACGAGATACGACTTGGAAGACCCTTTACACGAAGACGAAGATTCTCCTGTACCAGGGCTTACGCATCGCTATCCGGATCGTGTTCTTTTTCTTGTAACCAATCAATGTTCGATGTATTGCCGTTATTGTACGAGAAGACGTTTTTCTGGTCAGATCGGTATGGGGGTACCAAAAAAGCAATTGGATGCAGCTATTAACTATATTCGAAACAATCCACAAGTAAGAGATTGTCTGATCTCGGGTGGCGACGGATTATTAATTAATGACAACATCTTAGAATATATATTAAAGAACTTAAGAGAAATTCCACATCTAGAGATCATTCGCATCGGAACACGTGCTCCAGTCGTATTCCCACAAAGAATCACAGAAAACTTATGTAACATCTTAAAGAAGTATCATCCAGTTTGGTTAAACACGCATTTCAATACTTCGATCGAAATCACAGAAGAATCTAAAAAAGCTTGTGAGATGCTTGCGAATGCAGGAGTTCCGGTAGGTAACCAATCTGTCATTCTTGCAGGGATCAATGATAGTGTTCCAATCATGAAAAAGCTGATGCATGACCTTGTGAAAATTAGAGTCAGACCGTACTATATCTACCAATGTGATCTATCTGAAGGAATCGGACATTTCCGTGCACCTGTTTCTAAGGGTCTAGAGATTATAGAAGGATTACGTGGTCATACTTCCGGTTATGCAGTGCCAACATTCGTGGTAGATGCTCCTGGTGGCGGAGGAAAGATTTCTGTTCAACCAAACTATGTGATCTCTCAATCACCAGAAAAAGTAGTGCTTCGTAACTTTGAAGGAGTGATCACTTCTTATCCTGAACCTCAAAACTATCAAGCTGGAAGAGCAGATGCTTATTTTAATGAAGTGATGGGAACAGACCACATCAAGCCAGCGATCGGTGTTTCAGCACTTATGAACGATGAAGCTTTCAATCTTGTTCCAAAAGGATTAAAACGCCTTGAACGAAGAGAAGATTATGGAACGAATCCGGAGCATAGTTCTTTAAAGGATAAACGAGATAAACGTGACGAATTAAAAGAGAAAAAATATAAGTTTGAACAGACAAAAGACGAAGGAATTTCAACGACTCCTGAAGAACAAAGAAATGCATAGAGAGGAGGATAACATGAAGTGCTTATGGTGTGAAAGTGAAGAAACTGAGAAGGCAGGACTAACAGGTTATTGGGAACTGCCTGATGGTTCAAGAGCAGTCCAAATAACTGTAATCCCTTCTGTATCCTGTTCTTCTTGTGGTATGGAATATCAAGAAGATCATATTGTAGATGAGATAGAAGATCAACTCATGTTAATAGATACAAAGAAGATAGATTCAACGATTTCTTATACAGAATTAATGAGCATACCGAGGTTTTTGAAGAAGAATTATTTTAAATTGTAACACCAGTAGAGTAAGGAAGTATCTTTTTTAAATGGTTGTTTTCGCAAACTTTGTTGCTATTGGAAGTGTTGATTTCCGTTTCAGGCTGCTCGCTTCCCACGGGGCAGGCGGTGAGCCACATTCGAATGTTTCACATTTAAATGTCTCACCTGTCTAGTTACAGTGGCTAGCCCCTCGAGGTCAAAAGTTAAATGGTTAAGAAGGCAAAGTGCGCCTTGCTAGCCCATTCACCTTTTGCTTGTCGGGGCTGAACGAGCCACTTTCACTTTTCGGACTGCCAGCCTTAAGAAGTTCCTTGCTCCTGCGTCTACAAGTGATGCTTCGTAGTAAGCTTCCTCGTCGCATGCCTTGCAAGAAGTATCTCAAGTGGTAGGCACGCACCTTCCACTACAATCAACTGTCAAAGGTGACAAGGAGTTAAAAGCAACAATCTTTTAGAAAAGAGCGTTCTCAATAAAATTTTTTTTAAAAAGCTGCTTGCTAAACTTTCTGAGAGAGACAGTGAAAATAGCTATAAATAAAGATATTTCCTTTTTAACCTTCATGAGGAAGGAGCCTTTTTTATGAGAAAAACACATCTCATCAAACCGGTTCTAGGAAGCGATTATCCTGTAATTAGTCACGGCAAAGGAATCTATTTATACGATAAAGATGGTAAGCAATATATTGATGGTTCATCAGGTGCGATCACTTGTAATATCGGTCATGGAGTACATGAAATTGCAGAAGCAATGTGGAATCAAGCAAATCATGTATCTTTTGTATATCGTTCGCAGTTTACGAGTGAAGCAGCAGAACAATTAGCTGAAAAAATAGCTCACTATGCACCAGGAGATTTGAATTCAGTTTTCTTTGTTAATAGTGGATCAGAAGCAACCGAGACAGCACTTAAGGTTGCTATTCAGTATTTTCAAGAACAAGGAAACTTGACGAAAACCAAAGTCGTTTCTCGATGGACCAGTTATCACGGAATTACTTTAGGGGCACTGTCGATGTCTGGTCATAAATTAAGACGTCACCGATTTACGTCATTGCTTGAAGACTTTCCTGCTGCGCACCCACCCTATTGTTACCAGTGCCCACTTAAAGACACCTATCCGGGTTGCGGTGTGAAATGTGCAGATGACCTAGAATCATCCATTCAGGCGATAGGACCAGATCAAATCGCAGCATTTATAGCAGAACCGATCATCGGTGCATCTGGTGGAGCGATCGTTCCTCCAGACGAATATTTCAAAAAAATAAGAGAGATCTGTGATAGATATAATATTCTACTGATCGCTGATGAAGTGATGACAGGTATGGGACGAACGGGCAAGATGTTCGCGATGGAGCATTGGAATGTTACACCAGACATCATTGCTATAGGAAAAGGCATGAGTGCAGGGTATACCCCGATGGCCGCTACTATCGTATCAGACCGCATTATGAACGTGATCGAGTCGGGAAGTAAGGTAGTTATGAGTGGCCACACGTTTAGCGCAAATCCACAATCTGCTGCAGTCTGCCTTGCTGTTATCGATTATATGGAAAGAAACAACCTTCAGGAAAATGCCGAATCAATGGGACAGTATATGATCAATCACCTTCAACGGCTTCAATGGAAATATCCTTTAATCGGCGATGTGAGAGGCAAAGGCTTATTATGTGGCGTTGAATTTGTTAAGAATCCGATCACCCGAGAACCTTTTGAGATCACATCAAAAGTTACAGACCGACTTTTATCCATCTGTTTTGACAACGGGTTGCTCGTTTATCCGGCGGTAGGTGGAGTCACGGGATTTTCAGGAGACTCTATTCTTTTATCGCCACCACTAAACGTTACGAAAGAACAGATAACCGATATCATGGATATTCTTGATCAATCCATCGGTGAACTAACCACTCAACTCATTACAGAAGGAATCTATATTACTGAAGCGACCAGTTGAAAAGAGGTGTTGTGAATGACAAACGGTGTTGATAAAGAGATCTCGCTTGAAAGTGCTGCTACCTACTTTAGTAACGGTATGTCACTTATGATCGGCGGTTTTGGAGGAGTTGGTGCTCCTCCAACTCTTGTTAATCTCATCTTAGAAAAAGATATTAAAGAGCTTTTTCTAATAAGTAACGATACGGGGTTTCCTTGGATCGGACCTGGAAAGCTGATCACAGAAAAACGGGTAAAAAAATTGATCGCCTCTCATATCGGATCAAATCCAGAAGCGGGTAAACAGATGCAAGAAGGTTCGTTAGAAGTTGAATTTGTTCCGCAGGGCACCCTTGCCGAAAAAATAAGAGCTGGTGGTATGGGGCTTGGCGGTATTTTAGTAGATGTTGGTCTCGGGACTGTAGTTGAAGCGAATAAAGAAAAAGTCACTGTAAATAACAAAGAATACATGATTGAACCCGCATTAACAGCTGATGTAGCTATTATTTATGCCAAGAAGGCAGATCGTTATGGAAACCTGATCTATGACAAAAGCGCTCGAAATACGAATCCACTCGTGGCTACTGCAGGACAGATAACGATCGCAGAAGTAGAAGAAATCGTTCCGATAGGCTCCCTTGACCCGGAAGAAATCGTCACACCAGGCGTTTTTGTAGACTATATCATTCAGAGTAAAGGAGTGGATTGGAAATGGGTCTGGGAATTGAAACAAGGCACAGGATCGCAAGAAGGGCAGCCGTCGAGATAAAGAATGGAATGATCGTTAACCTTGGTATCGGCATTCCCACACTTGTTGCAGATTATATTGAAAAAGACCTACATATCATGCTGCATACGGAAAACGGAATCCTAGGCATGGGAGGGTCACCAGAAGAAGGCAGCGAAGATGGTAACCTATCAAATGCTGGAGGATATCCAGTTTCTATCCAGCCAGGAGCTTCTTACTTTGACAGCGCCACAGCTTTTGGAATTATTAGAAAGGGATTGCTTGATGTAACGATTTTAGGAGCACTTGAAGTGAGTGAAAAAGGTGACATTGCCAATTGGATCGTTCCTGGAAAACGTGTTCCTGGAATGGGGGGAGCGATCGATCTGGCACAAAAAGCAAAAAAAGTCATCATCTTAATGAACCATACAGATAAGTATGGAAATCCAAAGATTGTGAGTAACTGTTCTCTTCCACTCACAGTGAGGGAAGGCGCAGACATGATTATTACGGAGAAAGCCGTTTTTCACTGTGAAGAGGGAAAACTCTATCTTCGTGAGATCATGAGCCCTTATACGGTAGAAGATGTTATTCAAACAACAGGTGCTTCTATCGTTGTAAATGAACAGATCTCTGTTTTCCAATGAGATGTTAGGGAGGAGAATCATGTTAGTTAAAGAAAAACTCTCAAACTGGTTGATGAAGGAACAAGAAAACGCCATTCATTTTTTACAAAAAACGGTTCAAGAAGCGAGCACGACTGGGAATGAAACGGGTGTACAAAAGTTGATCGCCCAAAAACTAGAGGAAATGGGACTTGAGGTTGATATGTGGTATCCGGATGGTGAGGAGTTAGCGAAGCATCCTAACTTTTGTGCGAGCCGGAAAGATTTCAGTACGAGTCCTAATGTTGTTGGGATCTGGCGGGGAAAAGGTAACGGACGTTCACTTGTTCTAAATGGTCATGTGGATGTCGTCCCAGAAGGTGATTTGAATCAATGGAACGATCATCCTTACAGTGGAAAAATAATAGATGGTAAACTTTACGGCAGAGGATCAACAGATATGAAAGGTGGAAACCTCTCCCTCTTGCTAGCTATTCAAGCACTGAAAGAAACAGGAGTAAAGTTAGAAGGCGATCTATACTTTCATAGTGTTATAGAAGAAGAGAGTGGTGGTGCGGGTACGCTCGCTGCTGTACTACGCGGGTACAAAGCAGATGCAGCCATCATTCCAGAACCTACAAATATGAAGATTTTCCCTGCGCAACAAGGTTCTATGTGGTTTCGTCTAACAGTGAAAGGGAAAGCCGCACACGGAGGAACTCGATACGAAGGTGTTAGTGCTATCGAGAAAGCGGTAGTCGTCTTAGATGCTATCAAACAATTGGAAACGATTCGAAATGATCGCGTATCAGATCCGTTATACAAGGCAATTCCGATACCCGTTCCGATAAATGTAGGGAAGATATCTGGAGGAAACTGGCCATCATCTGTTCCAGATACAGTTGAGATTGAAGGGAGGATCGGCGTTGCTCCTAATGAAACGTTGGAAGAAGTAAAAAATGAACTTCAGGAGCACCTATCAAAGGTTTCAGATCCATGGTTAGAAGAGCATAAGATCTCTGTAGAATGGTTCGGTGCACAGTGGTTGCCAGGTTTGATTGAAACTGAGCATCCACTCATGAACATGCTCTCTAAAAATTTTGAAGATGTAATGGGTCATCAGCCTATCATTGAAGCGTCACCTTGGGGAACAGATGGCGGCTTGTTATCTCATGTTGGTGACACTCCTTCGATCGTGTTCGGGCCAGGAGTTACTTCTGTTGCACATTATCCGAACGAATATATTGAGATTTCTAAGATCATGGAAGCTGCTGAAATCATTGCTTTAACGATCTATGACTGGTGTGGAGGCGAGAATGGATGAAGAAATCAGAAGAGTTGTTAAAACGAAAAGAGTTGAACGTCCCAAGAGGTCCTTTTAATACAGTTTTAAATTTTGTAGATCATGCGAGCGGAAGTACGATGGTTGATGTTGACGGAAACGAATATATTGATTTTGCTGGAGCGATCGGAACGTTAAACGTTGGTCATTGTCCACCTAGAGTAGTAGAAGCACTTAAGAACCAAGTAGAGAAATACATCCACCCATGTTTTCACGTAATGATGTACGAACCGTACGTTCAGCTTGCAGAAAAACTAAACGACATCACACCTGGAGACCATCATAAGAAAACGTTCTTTTTAAACAGTGGTGCAGAAGCTGTAGAAAACGCTGTGAAAATCGCAAGAAAATATACGGGCAGAAAAGCTATCATTTCATTTGAACGAGGATTTCACGGCAGAACGCTGCTCGCTATGAGTTTAACAAGCAAAGT encodes the following:
- a CDS encoding trimeric intracellular cation channel family protein, encoding MTWDLLNIIGTIAFAISGALVAMEEDYDILGVFILGLVTAFGGGIIRNVLIGLPVDTIWEQGLLLKAALASMGIVFFMPESMIQFSKRSLHFFDAIGLSAFAIQGAIAASSMNHPISAVIVAAILTGIGGGMIRDVLAGRKPVVLREEIYAVWALLGGLMVGFNIVDSTVEYMILFVSLVVFRMLSLKLNWRLPHRAL
- the ablB gene encoding putative beta-lysine N-acetyltransferase, which produces MQTTYYENKKITKTHFIANTCFDYYSERLRADDYRGNVYFFAEWLEEEAEINGFHKIIVKSKKDDIDAWQELGYINEGEFKGYFNGATAYAMCKYLKNERRNSEYWIEEDRILKDVLKLEKGTKNQPLQIEYTLRMADVQDAKSLAELYGNVFQVYPTPMNDIEYVREMIESGTLFCIIEHEGRIVSAASADVNDTYNNAEITDCATSPEHRKFGLMKHLVDQLEKELFQRKIYCSYSIARALSFGMNAVFHQKDYLYKGRLANNCKIFDKYEDMNIWVKDLSK
- a CDS encoding sigma-54 interaction domain-containing protein, translated to MILLISKSLETAETLNAILKTIDEGIHVVDADGITIFYNSVAASLDGLTTDEVHHHHVLDAFPSLTKETSTLLKVIETGKPIFNEHQSYTNRKGKQIDTINSTLPLWLNGELIGAVEVAKDLSKIKVLSEQLIDLQKKMKVKRKTNKDQPFAAYHFSDIITADPELNEVKSQCNQASQTNSPIMLYGETGTGKEMFVQAIHNSSKRALNPFVVQNCAAIPGPLLEGILFGTTKGSFTGAIDRPGVFELADGGTLFLDELNSMPVELQAKLLRVVQEGVVERIGSHVSRRVDVRIISALNEQPDVCMEKGKLRRDLFYRLNVVYFELPPLRERKSDIAYLVKHFIDHFNRTFGKNVRGFTSEAELFIQRYSWPGNVRELKHAIEHCMNFAEDDSLIKTYLLPKHVTIHEEKGHTIKKELSDIPSLRQALGDYEKQIIERALQHTSGNILQAAKILGVPRQTLQYKIKQK
- the ablA gene encoding lysine 2,3-aminomutase — protein: MPVVNGLFKPKKHWSEFDLWKDVTEEQWNDWLWQLTNTIRNLKDLKSIINLTPEEEEGVKISTMTIPLNITPYYAWLMDQDDPRCPIRMQSVPIGKEILKTRYDLEDPLHEDEDSPVPGLTHRYPDRVLFLVTNQCSMYCRYCTRRRFSGQIGMGVPKKQLDAAINYIRNNPQVRDCLISGGDGLLINDNILEYILKNLREIPHLEIIRIGTRAPVVFPQRITENLCNILKKYHPVWLNTHFNTSIEITEESKKACEMLANAGVPVGNQSVILAGINDSVPIMKKLMHDLVKIRVRPYYIYQCDLSEGIGHFRAPVSKGLEIIEGLRGHTSGYAVPTFVVDAPGGGGKISVQPNYVISQSPEKVVLRNFEGVITSYPEPQNYQAGRADAYFNEVMGTDHIKPAIGVSALMNDEAFNLVPKGLKRLERREDYGTNPEHSSLKDKRDKRDELKEKKYKFEQTKDEGISTTPEEQRNA
- a CDS encoding YokU family protein, whose amino-acid sequence is MKCLWCESEETEKAGLTGYWELPDGSRAVQITVIPSVSCSSCGMEYQEDHIVDEIEDQLMLIDTKKIDSTISYTELMSIPRFLKKNYFKL
- a CDS encoding aspartate aminotransferase family protein, coding for MRKTHLIKPVLGSDYPVISHGKGIYLYDKDGKQYIDGSSGAITCNIGHGVHEIAEAMWNQANHVSFVYRSQFTSEAAEQLAEKIAHYAPGDLNSVFFVNSGSEATETALKVAIQYFQEQGNLTKTKVVSRWTSYHGITLGALSMSGHKLRRHRFTSLLEDFPAAHPPYCYQCPLKDTYPGCGVKCADDLESSIQAIGPDQIAAFIAEPIIGASGGAIVPPDEYFKKIREICDRYNILLIADEVMTGMGRTGKMFAMEHWNVTPDIIAIGKGMSAGYTPMAATIVSDRIMNVIESGSKVVMSGHTFSANPQSAAVCLAVIDYMERNNLQENAESMGQYMINHLQRLQWKYPLIGDVRGKGLLCGVEFVKNPITREPFEITSKVTDRLLSICFDNGLLVYPAVGGVTGFSGDSILLSPPLNVTKEQITDIMDILDQSIGELTTQLITEGIYITEATS
- a CDS encoding CoA transferase subunit A; amino-acid sequence: MTNGVDKEISLESAATYFSNGMSLMIGGFGGVGAPPTLVNLILEKDIKELFLISNDTGFPWIGPGKLITEKRVKKLIASHIGSNPEAGKQMQEGSLEVEFVPQGTLAEKIRAGGMGLGGILVDVGLGTVVEANKEKVTVNNKEYMIEPALTADVAIIYAKKADRYGNLIYDKSARNTNPLVATAGQITIAEVEEIVPIGSLDPEEIVTPGVFVDYIIQSKGVDWKWVWELKQGTGSQEGQPSR
- a CDS encoding 3-oxoacid CoA-transferase subunit B, which translates into the protein MGLGIETRHRIARRAAVEIKNGMIVNLGIGIPTLVADYIEKDLHIMLHTENGILGMGGSPEEGSEDGNLSNAGGYPVSIQPGASYFDSATAFGIIRKGLLDVTILGALEVSEKGDIANWIVPGKRVPGMGGAIDLAQKAKKVIILMNHTDKYGNPKIVSNCSLPLTVREGADMIITEKAVFHCEEGKLYLREIMSPYTVEDVIQTTGASIVVNEQISVFQ
- a CDS encoding peptidase; protein product: MLVKEKLSNWLMKEQENAIHFLQKTVQEASTTGNETGVQKLIAQKLEEMGLEVDMWYPDGEELAKHPNFCASRKDFSTSPNVVGIWRGKGNGRSLVLNGHVDVVPEGDLNQWNDHPYSGKIIDGKLYGRGSTDMKGGNLSLLLAIQALKETGVKLEGDLYFHSVIEEESGGAGTLAAVLRGYKADAAIIPEPTNMKIFPAQQGSMWFRLTVKGKAAHGGTRYEGVSAIEKAVVVLDAIKQLETIRNDRVSDPLYKAIPIPVPINVGKISGGNWPSSVPDTVEIEGRIGVAPNETLEEVKNELQEHLSKVSDPWLEEHKISVEWFGAQWLPGLIETEHPLMNMLSKNFEDVMGHQPIIEASPWGTDGGLLSHVGDTPSIVFGPGVTSVAHYPNEYIEISKIMEAAEIIALTIYDWCGGENG